In a single window of the Xylanimonas protaetiae genome:
- the gcvT gene encoding glycine cleavage system aminomethyltransferase GcvT, translated as MSDLKPSDPTPSDLRSTPLEAEHQRLGAHLTEFGGWNMPLRYTSDLAEHRAVREAAGLFDLSHMGEIHLEGPAAAAALDHALVGSATAVAVGRAKYSMMCAEDGSVLDDLIVYRLADEHFLVVANAGNADLVSRELVQRAAGFDVVVTDRSASTALVAVQGPRAEEIVVALATEADAATLRALPYYASAPVTLATGARALAARTGYTGEDGFELFVGTSDAVALWRAALAAGEPLGLVPAGLAARDSLRLEAGMPLYGHELDTTTTPYEAGLGRVVRLDKTGADGAPVEFVGRAALAARKVSPPARVLVGLRGEGRRSARAGYDVVTPAGTRVGTVTSAAPSPTLGHPVAMAYVTPEVSAPGTALAVDVRGRQEPFVVVDLPFYRRATA; from the coding sequence GTGAGTGATCTGAAGCCGAGCGACCCGACGCCCAGCGACCTGCGGTCCACGCCGCTCGAGGCCGAGCACCAGCGCCTGGGCGCGCACCTGACCGAGTTCGGCGGCTGGAACATGCCGCTGCGCTACACGAGCGACCTCGCCGAGCACCGGGCCGTCCGCGAGGCGGCCGGCCTGTTCGACCTGTCCCACATGGGGGAGATCCACCTCGAAGGGCCCGCGGCCGCTGCCGCGCTCGACCACGCGCTGGTCGGCAGCGCGACGGCCGTCGCCGTCGGGCGGGCCAAGTACTCGATGATGTGCGCCGAGGACGGCTCCGTGCTCGACGACCTCATCGTGTACCGGCTGGCCGACGAGCACTTCCTCGTCGTCGCCAACGCGGGCAACGCCGACCTCGTCTCCCGCGAGCTGGTGCAGCGCGCCGCGGGCTTCGACGTCGTCGTCACGGACCGGTCCGCGAGCACCGCGCTCGTCGCCGTCCAGGGGCCGCGCGCGGAGGAGATCGTCGTCGCGCTCGCCACCGAGGCCGACGCCGCGACCCTGCGGGCGCTCCCGTACTACGCGTCCGCGCCCGTCACGCTCGCCACCGGGGCGCGCGCGCTCGCCGCGCGCACGGGCTACACGGGCGAGGACGGCTTCGAGCTGTTCGTCGGCACCTCCGACGCCGTCGCGCTGTGGCGTGCCGCGCTGGCTGCGGGGGAGCCGCTCGGCCTGGTCCCCGCGGGCCTCGCGGCCCGCGACTCGCTGCGCCTCGAGGCGGGCATGCCGCTCTACGGCCACGAGCTCGACACGACGACGACGCCGTACGAGGCGGGCCTCGGCCGTGTCGTCCGGCTCGACAAGACCGGCGCCGACGGCGCACCGGTCGAGTTCGTCGGACGCGCCGCCCTCGCCGCCCGCAAGGTGTCGCCGCCCGCGCGCGTGCTCGTCGGCCTGCGCGGCGAGGGGCGCCGCTCCGCCCGCGCGGGGTACGACGTCGTCACGCCGGCCGGGACGCGCGTCGGCACCGTGACGTCGGCCGCGCCGTCGCCCACCCTCGGCCACCCGGTCGCGATGGCGTACGTGACCCCGGAGGTCTCCGCGCCCGGCACGGCGCTCGCCGTCGACGTGCGCGGCCGCCAGGAGCCGTTCGTCGTCGTCGACCTCCCGTTCTACCGCCGCGCGACCGCGTAG
- a CDS encoding DUF6328 family protein yields the protein MDDERAGGRNETTEQRSDRNWVELLQELRVMQTGVQILSGFLLTVPFQARFETLTSFQRGYYLVLMVLSALTTGLAVAPVALHRGLFRRHVKARLVTTADRMTRAALLLLAVLVTGVTGLVFDVVVGHGAAVVAVAVGIVVLVGLWAVVPAVVRSRHAAP from the coding sequence ATGGACGACGAGCGCGCCGGGGGCCGCAACGAGACCACCGAGCAGCGCTCCGACCGGAACTGGGTCGAGCTGCTCCAGGAGCTGCGCGTCATGCAGACCGGCGTCCAGATCCTCAGCGGCTTCCTGCTCACGGTGCCGTTCCAGGCCCGGTTCGAGACGCTGACCTCGTTCCAGCGGGGGTACTACCTGGTGCTCATGGTGCTGTCCGCGCTCACGACGGGGCTGGCCGTCGCGCCCGTGGCACTCCACCGCGGCCTGTTCCGCCGGCACGTCAAGGCGCGGCTCGTGACGACGGCCGACCGCATGACGCGTGCCGCGCTCCTGCTGCTCGCCGTGCTCGTCACGGGGGTGACGGGGCTGGTGTTCGACGTCGTGGTCGGTCACGGTGCCGCGGTCGTCGCCGTGGCCGTCGGGATCGTGGTGCTCGTCGGCCTCTGGGCCGTGGTGCCGGCCGTGGTCCGGTCGCGGCACGCGGCGCCGTAG
- a CDS encoding LysR family transcriptional regulator — translation MSTDPRRLAFLLAVHRAGGVLAAADLLGVTASAVSQQIARLEAEEGFPVLDRGPRGVTLTPAGRVLAEAAERIESELVEARQAIAALGDGVAGRVAIGAFQTAIRAVVAPALEPLAERYPAVILDVREHEPVESVRMLRAGDLDVVVLERDSENKNPAPAGSHDVPLVDEPWRLVVPAGIKPPTTLEDLGKLTIVAAADGTASHRALQRLSRTLGTQIRTRHASYDFDTMLALVAAGQGVAILPALALHGGALADNLQVVRLPGLGERQLFVRHRATRHEPSPAVRAVVEVMGEVAAQLELA, via the coding sequence ATGTCCACAGACCCCCGCCGCCTGGCCTTCCTGCTCGCGGTGCACCGCGCCGGCGGCGTGCTCGCCGCCGCCGACCTGCTCGGCGTGACGGCGTCCGCGGTCTCGCAGCAGATCGCGCGGCTCGAGGCCGAGGAGGGCTTCCCCGTGCTGGACCGCGGCCCGCGCGGCGTCACGCTCACCCCGGCCGGCCGGGTGCTCGCCGAGGCCGCCGAGCGCATCGAGAGCGAGCTCGTCGAGGCCCGGCAGGCCATCGCCGCGCTCGGCGACGGGGTGGCGGGGCGCGTGGCGATCGGCGCGTTCCAGACGGCGATCCGCGCCGTCGTCGCGCCCGCGCTGGAGCCGCTCGCCGAGCGCTACCCCGCCGTCATCCTCGACGTGCGCGAGCACGAGCCGGTGGAGTCCGTGCGGATGCTGCGCGCCGGCGACCTCGACGTCGTCGTGCTCGAGCGCGACTCCGAGAACAAGAACCCGGCGCCCGCCGGGTCGCACGACGTCCCGCTCGTCGACGAGCCGTGGCGCCTCGTCGTCCCGGCCGGCATCAAGCCGCCGACGACGCTCGAGGACCTCGGCAAGCTCACGATCGTCGCCGCGGCCGACGGGACGGCGTCGCACCGCGCGCTCCAGCGCCTCTCGCGCACGCTCGGCACGCAGATCCGCACGCGGCACGCCTCGTACGACTTCGACACCATGCTCGCGCTCGTCGCCGCAGGTCAGGGCGTCGCGATCCTGCCCGCGCTGGCCCTGCACGGCGGCGCGCTGGCCGACAACCTCCAGGTCGTCCGCCTGCCCGGCCTCGGCGAGCGCCAGCTGTTCGTGCGGCACCGCGCGACCCGCCACGAACCCAGCCCGGCCGTGCGCGCCGTCGTCGAGGTCATGGGCGAGGTCGCCGCGCAGCTCGAGCTCGCGTGA
- a CDS encoding CBU_0592 family membrane protein, which yields MSLIDLITALGWVGAVAGIVAYGMVSKGHWGPGSFAFQLTNLGGATAMFLVALVNGVWPSAAANVAWIVIGAHSTVTILRKRALARVHAPAPATTVPGQVTVQVSGPAAVAHALDLVA from the coding sequence ATGTCCCTGATCGATCTGATCACCGCCCTCGGCTGGGTCGGCGCCGTCGCCGGGATCGTCGCTTACGGCATGGTCAGCAAGGGGCACTGGGGTCCGGGCTCGTTCGCGTTCCAGCTGACGAACCTGGGCGGCGCCACCGCCATGTTCCTCGTCGCGCTCGTCAACGGCGTCTGGCCGTCGGCCGCGGCCAACGTCGCGTGGATCGTCATCGGCGCGCACTCGACCGTCACCATCCTGCGCAAGCGCGCGCTGGCCCGCGTGCACGCGCCGGCCCCGGCGACGACGGTCCCGGGCCAGGTCACGGTCCAGGTCTCGGGCCCGGCCGCGGTCGCGCACGCCCTCGACCTCGTCGCCTGA
- a CDS encoding MFS transporter, translated as MPSTHTPVLPVPTTAQLQRVRWSLVAMFGLFGIVQTSWMGRLPSVRESLGISAGQLGTLLVVGAVGSLVGVTLTGTIIVRFGSRATLVLGMVGTMAGFTLVGLATALGDVALFSAGLLVNGLVVAATNIPINLEAARVEKQLGKSILPHVHASFSVGALLGSAVAATTSTLGMHVVWHIVGVAVVVTVGRALLIRPGTELADQPVRAVRPAAGDGADMRKVQRRHGAGSAMKAWTERRTLLIGLVILAASMSEGAAANWLNLGVVDGFATREAVGAAAYGTFVVAMLAVRLLGAGLIDRFGRVAVLRVSGVSALVGLLAFGLSPSLPLAWAGIVLWGLGAAMAWPLGTAAAADDPTRAAARVSVVGSFGSIASLSMPPVLGLLADSWGVRHALLVITVAMVISLAAAGQVRAEKGAADPAGAPEATLTDAAPDRTPTAVAAVDVRHASGAAPLQQQGEGLDDADVAVEPVHAEEVVGV; from the coding sequence GTGCCCAGCACGCACACCCCCGTCCTGCCCGTCCCGACGACAGCCCAGCTCCAGCGCGTCCGCTGGTCGCTCGTGGCGATGTTCGGCCTCTTCGGCATCGTCCAGACGTCGTGGATGGGTCGCCTGCCCTCGGTCCGCGAGAGCCTCGGCATCAGCGCCGGGCAGCTGGGCACGCTCCTGGTGGTCGGTGCGGTCGGCTCGCTCGTCGGCGTGACGCTGACCGGCACGATCATCGTGCGGTTCGGCAGCCGGGCGACCCTCGTGCTCGGCATGGTCGGCACGATGGCCGGCTTCACGCTGGTGGGCCTGGCGACGGCGCTGGGCGACGTCGCCCTGTTCTCGGCAGGCCTCCTGGTCAACGGCCTCGTGGTCGCCGCCACGAACATCCCGATCAACCTCGAGGCGGCCCGCGTCGAGAAGCAGCTCGGGAAGTCGATCCTCCCCCACGTCCACGCGTCGTTCTCGGTCGGGGCGCTGCTGGGCAGCGCCGTGGCCGCGACGACGTCGACCCTGGGCATGCACGTCGTGTGGCACATCGTCGGCGTCGCCGTGGTCGTCACGGTCGGGCGCGCGCTGCTGATCCGCCCGGGCACCGAGCTCGCGGACCAGCCCGTGCGCGCCGTCCGGCCCGCCGCGGGTGACGGCGCCGACATGCGCAAGGTCCAGCGCCGCCACGGCGCCGGCAGCGCCATGAAGGCCTGGACGGAGCGCCGCACCCTGCTCATCGGCCTGGTCATCCTCGCCGCGTCGATGTCCGAGGGCGCGGCCGCCAACTGGCTCAACCTCGGCGTCGTGGACGGGTTCGCGACGCGCGAGGCCGTCGGCGCCGCGGCCTACGGCACGTTCGTCGTCGCCATGCTGGCCGTGCGGCTCCTGGGTGCCGGGCTCATCGACCGCTTCGGCCGCGTCGCCGTGCTGCGCGTCTCGGGCGTGTCCGCGCTCGTGGGCCTGCTGGCGTTCGGCCTCTCGCCGAGCCTGCCGCTCGCCTGGGCGGGCATCGTCCTGTGGGGCCTCGGCGCCGCGATGGCGTGGCCGCTGGGCACGGCCGCCGCCGCGGACGACCCGACCAGGGCCGCCGCGCGGGTCTCCGTCGTCGGCTCGTTCGGCTCGATCGCGTCGCTCTCGATGCCGCCCGTGCTCGGCCTGCTCGCCGACTCCTGGGGCGTGCGGCACGCGCTGCTCGTCATCACGGTCGCGATGGTCATCAGCCTCGCCGCCGCCGGCCAGGTGCGTGCCGAGAAGGGCGCGGCGGACCCCGCCGGGGCTCCGGAGGCGACGCTGACGGACGCCGCGCCCGACCGCACGCCGACCGCCGTCGCCGCCGTCGACGTGCGGCACGCGTCAGGCGCTGCGCCGCTCCAGCAGCAGGGCGAGGGTCTCGACGATGCGGACGTCGCCGTCGAGCCAGTGCACGCCGAAGAGGTCGTCGGCGTCTAG
- a CDS encoding NYN domain-containing protein — protein MQFDFGPIADALAVRGRVVVRRAYADWSYFDEDRRALTRHQVELIEMTQRMGASRKNAADIKMVVDAIEMAFEREYISTFVMCTGDSDFSPLVHKLRELNKRVIGVGVEKSTSRLLPAACDEFLFYDRLEGVDVPDVDETAVRSARGGRGRGRTEPKHRSTRAAEAVAEVLAGAAPTPDAAAAPDAAPEAAPAETPARSRGRRKPSASKAAEPAPSPAPEPAPVDVVEPAAEEAPAGDHDAVEAPTMEVQVAQTLADLAASTSGAVTASMLKRTLLRKDPTFAESDYGFRTFTEFLEFLAERELVALSEGPAGGDPEVSLPKQGTSDETFALVRDVVVEAGAAVPLSGLKNRLRKRRPDFSEKALGFRGFLQFCRAAEAAGAVALTWDDDADDYLVTAA, from the coding sequence ATGCAGTTCGACTTCGGCCCGATCGCCGACGCGCTCGCGGTGCGCGGCCGCGTCGTCGTGCGCCGCGCGTACGCCGACTGGTCGTACTTCGACGAGGACCGGCGCGCGCTCACCCGCCACCAGGTCGAGCTCATCGAGATGACCCAGCGCATGGGCGCCTCCCGCAAGAACGCGGCCGACATCAAGATGGTCGTCGACGCCATCGAGATGGCGTTCGAGCGTGAGTACATCTCGACGTTCGTCATGTGTACAGGAGACTCGGACTTCTCGCCGCTGGTCCACAAGCTGCGCGAGCTCAACAAGCGCGTCATCGGCGTGGGCGTCGAGAAGTCGACGTCGCGGCTGCTGCCCGCGGCGTGCGACGAGTTCCTGTTCTACGACCGGCTCGAGGGCGTCGACGTGCCCGACGTCGACGAGACCGCCGTGCGCAGCGCCCGCGGAGGCCGCGGGCGCGGGCGGACCGAGCCGAAGCACCGCTCCACGCGGGCCGCCGAGGCCGTCGCGGAGGTCCTCGCGGGTGCCGCGCCGACGCCGGACGCCGCCGCGGCACCGGACGCCGCCCCCGAGGCTGCGCCTGCCGAGACGCCGGCACGGTCGCGCGGACGCCGCAAGCCCTCCGCGTCGAAGGCGGCGGAGCCCGCGCCGAGCCCGGCACCGGAGCCCGCACCCGTCGACGTCGTCGAGCCCGCGGCCGAGGAGGCGCCGGCCGGCGACCACGACGCCGTCGAGGCGCCGACCATGGAGGTGCAGGTGGCCCAGACCCTCGCCGACCTGGCCGCGTCGACCAGCGGCGCGGTGACCGCGTCGATGCTCAAGCGGACGCTGCTGCGCAAGGACCCCACGTTCGCCGAGTCCGACTACGGGTTCCGCACCTTCACCGAGTTCCTCGAGTTCCTCGCCGAGCGCGAGCTCGTCGCGCTGTCCGAGGGGCCCGCCGGCGGCGACCCCGAGGTCTCCCTGCCCAAGCAGGGCACGAGCGACGAGACGTTCGCCCTGGTGCGCGACGTCGTCGTCGAGGCCGGGGCGGCCGTCCCACTGTCCGGACTGAAGAACCGGCTCCGCAAGCGGCGCCCCGACTTCTCCGAGAAGGCCCTCGGCTTCCGCGGGTTCCTGCAGTTCTGCCGGGCCGCGGAGGCCGCCGGCGCCGTCGCGCTCACGTGGGACGACGATGCCGACGACTACCTCGTGACGGCGGCCTGA
- a CDS encoding LLM class F420-dependent oxidoreductase, which produces MRLGAHLMRFDSVEPAALRRELGDTASYAEEAGLSWLSVMDHYWQMMRSGFPADDPMLEAYTTLGYLAGRTETVQLGTLVTGVTYRYPGLLAKIVATLDVLSGGRATLGLGAAWYEEEHAGLGVPFPPLRERFERLEEAVQIARQMYSEENGPYDGKHYQLAETLSSPQPLSKPEIMIGGSGEKKTLRLVARYADACNIFASTPDELSHKLDVLRAHCDDVGRDYATVRVTVLAGSERLVAGDVDGFVDDLRPVAAQGVDTVILRPPATSLAAWVRDAVAPAVARVAEL; this is translated from the coding sequence ATGAGACTTGGTGCCCACCTGATGCGCTTCGACTCCGTCGAGCCGGCCGCCCTGCGTCGCGAGCTCGGCGACACCGCCTCGTACGCCGAGGAGGCCGGCCTGTCCTGGCTCTCCGTCATGGACCACTACTGGCAGATGATGCGGTCCGGCTTCCCGGCGGACGACCCGATGCTCGAGGCCTACACGACGCTCGGCTACCTGGCCGGCCGGACGGAGACCGTCCAGCTCGGCACGCTCGTCACGGGCGTGACCTACCGCTACCCGGGGCTGCTGGCGAAGATCGTCGCCACGCTCGACGTCCTGTCCGGCGGCAGGGCCACCCTGGGGCTCGGTGCCGCCTGGTACGAGGAGGAGCACGCCGGCCTGGGCGTCCCCTTCCCGCCGCTGCGCGAGCGGTTCGAGCGGCTCGAGGAGGCCGTGCAGATCGCCCGCCAGATGTACTCCGAGGAGAACGGGCCGTACGACGGCAAGCACTACCAGCTCGCCGAGACGCTCAGCAGCCCGCAGCCGCTGAGCAAGCCCGAGATCATGATCGGCGGCTCGGGTGAGAAGAAGACCCTGCGCCTCGTCGCCCGGTACGCCGACGCCTGCAACATCTTCGCCTCCACGCCCGACGAGCTGAGCCACAAGCTCGACGTCCTTCGGGCGCACTGCGACGACGTGGGCCGCGACTACGCCACCGTCCGCGTCACGGTCCTGGCGGGCAGCGAGAGACTCGTCGCGGGCGACGTCGACGGGTTCGTGGACGACCTGAGGCCCGTCGCGGCCCAGGGGGTCGACACGGTGATCCTGCGCCCGCCGGCGACGTCGCTGGCGGCCTGGGTCCGCGACGCGGTCGCCCCGGCGGTGGCCCGGGTCGCGGAGCTCTGA
- the gcvH gene encoding glycine cleavage system protein GcvH: protein MATYPEHLQYSREHEWVDASAPAVVGITSLAADALGDVVYLELPEVGAEIEAGAVVGEIESTKSVSELFSPVTGTVVEVNQAAVDDPAVVNADPFGEGWLFKVDVVAVGELLDAAAYAALAD, encoded by the coding sequence ATGGCCACCTATCCCGAGCACCTGCAGTACTCGCGCGAGCACGAGTGGGTGGACGCGTCGGCCCCCGCCGTCGTCGGCATCACGTCGCTCGCGGCCGACGCGCTCGGCGACGTCGTCTACCTCGAGCTGCCCGAGGTGGGCGCCGAGATCGAGGCCGGCGCCGTCGTCGGCGAGATCGAGTCGACCAAGTCCGTCTCGGAGCTGTTCTCGCCCGTGACCGGCACCGTCGTCGAGGTGAACCAGGCGGCCGTCGACGACCCCGCCGTCGTCAACGCCGACCCGTTCGGCGAGGGCTGGCTCTTCAAGGTGGACGTCGTCGCCGTCGGCGAGCTGCTCGACGCGGCCGCCTACGCGGCGCTCGCCGACTGA
- a CDS encoding (deoxy)nucleoside triphosphate pyrophosphohydrolase yields MTQGPAALEPARRRLVVAAVIVDDVTAPTRLLAARRSRPAELAGRWEFPGGKVDAGETPVDGLHRELREELGIAVELGDELPGPDDGAWIITDRHVMRLWFARVARGEAAPLVEHDELRWLDADDLFGVHWLDGDVRIVETLALLLERRSA; encoded by the coding sequence ATGACCCAGGGCCCCGCAGCGCTCGAGCCCGCCCGGCGACGACTCGTGGTCGCGGCCGTCATCGTCGACGACGTCACCGCACCCACGCGGCTGCTCGCCGCGCGCCGCTCGCGTCCCGCCGAGCTCGCCGGACGCTGGGAGTTCCCGGGCGGCAAGGTCGACGCGGGGGAGACGCCCGTCGACGGCCTGCACCGTGAGCTGCGCGAGGAGCTCGGCATCGCGGTCGAGCTCGGCGACGAGCTCCCGGGGCCCGACGACGGTGCCTGGATCATCACCGACCGGCACGTCATGCGGCTCTGGTTCGCCCGCGTCGCGCGCGGGGAGGCGGCGCCGCTCGTCGAGCACGACGAGCTGCGCTGGCTAGACGCCGACGACCTCTTCGGCGTGCACTGGCTCGACGGCGACGTCCGCATCGTCGAGACCCTCGCCCTGCTGCTGGAGCGGCGCAGCGCCTGA
- a CDS encoding App1 family protein yields MSELPGPGRAAARSAHLAARIEDRFVAASGTVLRRVFGWLPRIEPYTGFGTPRRVRVLGRVLLGPQRLGRGPRQPVQRGFRSFLAMPAPGHRVVVTVGSTTVETVTDRAGYVDVEVDLPPDAPLRAGWQSATLRTTHTHASEVRAGLVVIGDDVRLGVVSDIDDTAMVTAVPQLLVAAWNMLWVRAAARRAVRGMPELYERLATAHPDAPFVYLSSGAWNTARTLRRFLARHGYPPGPLLLTDFGPTATGWFRSGRVHKTTSLERLVATFPQVRWLLVGDDGQADPEIYAAAAQQHPDNVAAVAIRTLTRTERVIATTGAAKDDAPSLRPGPSRAPGGLLRHDVPTVVGADGDALAAGLEQVPGLLAPQPAV; encoded by the coding sequence GTGAGCGAGCTCCCTGGTCCCGGCCGTGCGGCGGCGCGCTCCGCCCATCTGGCGGCGCGGATCGAGGACAGGTTCGTGGCCGCCTCGGGCACGGTCCTCCGGCGGGTCTTCGGCTGGCTCCCCCGCATCGAGCCGTACACCGGGTTCGGCACGCCGCGCCGCGTGCGGGTGCTGGGCCGCGTGCTGCTGGGCCCGCAGCGGCTCGGCCGCGGACCGCGCCAGCCGGTGCAGCGCGGCTTCCGGTCGTTCCTGGCGATGCCCGCGCCCGGGCACCGCGTCGTCGTCACCGTGGGGTCGACGACGGTCGAGACCGTCACCGACCGCGCCGGCTACGTCGACGTCGAGGTGGACCTGCCGCCCGACGCCCCGCTGCGCGCGGGCTGGCAGAGCGCCACGCTGCGCACCACGCACACGCACGCGTCCGAGGTCCGCGCGGGCCTCGTCGTCATCGGCGACGACGTGCGTCTGGGCGTCGTCAGCGACATCGACGACACCGCCATGGTCACGGCCGTCCCGCAGCTCCTGGTCGCGGCGTGGAACATGCTCTGGGTCCGCGCGGCCGCCCGCCGGGCCGTGCGCGGCATGCCCGAGCTCTACGAACGCCTCGCGACGGCGCACCCGGACGCGCCGTTCGTCTACCTGTCGTCGGGCGCGTGGAACACGGCGCGCACGCTGCGGCGGTTCCTCGCGCGGCACGGCTACCCGCCCGGGCCGCTGCTGCTGACGGACTTCGGCCCCACGGCCACGGGCTGGTTCCGCAGCGGCCGCGTCCACAAGACGACGTCGCTCGAGCGGCTCGTCGCGACGTTCCCGCAGGTCCGCTGGCTGCTGGTGGGCGACGACGGCCAGGCCGACCCGGAGATCTACGCGGCCGCCGCGCAGCAGCACCCGGACAACGTGGCCGCTGTCGCCATCCGGACCCTGACCCGCACCGAGCGCGTCATCGCGACGACGGGCGCCGCCAAGGACGACGCGCCGAGCCTCCGCCCAGGCCCGTCCCGGGCGCCGGGCGGGCTGCTCAGGCACGACGTGCCCACCGTCGTCGGCGCCGACGGCGACGCGCTGGCGGCGGGGCTGGAGCAGGTGCCGGGCCTGCTCGCCCCCCAACCCGCCGTTTGA
- a CDS encoding helix-turn-helix domain-containing protein produces the protein MSIIELERTAPAASINPLTRREQVVLSNLTEDVTLEQIATKLFVTRNTVKSQVRSVYRKIGVSTRADAVAWARSAGIYA, from the coding sequence ATGAGCATCATCGAGCTGGAGCGCACCGCTCCCGCTGCGTCCATCAACCCCCTGACCCGCCGTGAACAGGTCGTCCTGTCGAACCTCACGGAGGACGTCACGCTCGAGCAGATCGCCACGAAGCTGTTCGTCACGCGCAACACCGTGAAGTCTCAGGTGCGCAGCGTGTACCGCAAGATCGGCGTGTCCACCCGCGCGGACGCCGTCGCCTGGGCACGTTCGGCCGGGATCTACGCCTGA
- a CDS encoding lysophospholipid acyltransferase family protein, with amino-acid sequence MTYRLLRLILSLIAYVALRPQVSGLHNVPRRGPVILASNHLSFVDSILIPLVVPRHVSFIAKAEYFTGRGIKGRISKWFFTTMGNIPVDRTDPRAGQRSLEDALEVLDGGGAFGIYPEGTRSRDGLLREGRTGVAWLALAGHAPVVPVALVGTDKVQPVGKRFPRPYRGVQIQFGAPIDPARQLTAGVKPAQARRELTEQVMTSIQRMSGQERAPR; translated from the coding sequence GTGACCTACCGCCTGCTGCGCCTGATCCTGTCGCTCATCGCCTACGTGGCGCTGCGTCCGCAGGTGAGCGGGCTGCACAACGTGCCGCGCCGTGGACCCGTGATCCTGGCCTCCAACCACCTGTCGTTCGTCGACTCGATCCTCATCCCGCTCGTGGTGCCGCGGCACGTCTCGTTCATCGCGAAGGCCGAGTACTTCACGGGTCGCGGGATCAAGGGCCGCATCTCGAAGTGGTTCTTCACCACGATGGGCAACATCCCCGTGGACCGCACCGACCCGCGCGCCGGGCAGCGGTCGCTCGAGGACGCGCTCGAGGTGCTGGACGGCGGGGGAGCGTTCGGCATCTACCCGGAGGGCACGCGCTCGCGCGACGGGCTGCTGCGCGAGGGCCGCACGGGCGTCGCCTGGCTCGCCCTGGCCGGGCACGCCCCGGTGGTGCCGGTCGCGCTGGTGGGCACGGACAAGGTGCAGCCCGTCGGCAAGCGGTTCCCGCGCCCGTACCGCGGCGTGCAGATCCAGTTCGGCGCCCCGATCGACCCGGCCCGCCAGCTCACGGCCGGGGTCAAGCCCGCGCAGGCCCGCCGCGAGCTGACGGAGCAGGTCATGACGTCGATCCAGCGCATGAGCGGCCAGGAGCGCGCCCCGCGCTGA
- a CDS encoding DNA-3-methyladenine glycosylase I, with amino-acid sequence MTTPARCFGDGDPLYEAYHDTEWGVPVHGEAALLERIALEGFQSGLSWITVLRKRDAFREVFHGFDPEAVAGLGADDVLRLLGDARIIRNRQKIEATVGNARAVLALHEDGRTLDEVFWSFAPPPRPTPLASYEQMTSTTPESVAMAKALKKLGFRFFGPTTAYAAMQACGLVDDHLATCPVVLARVR; translated from the coding sequence ATGACGACTCCTGCGCGCTGCTTCGGCGACGGCGACCCGCTCTACGAGGCGTACCACGACACCGAGTGGGGCGTGCCCGTGCACGGCGAGGCCGCGCTGCTCGAGCGCATCGCGCTCGAGGGCTTCCAGTCGGGGCTCTCGTGGATCACGGTGCTGCGGAAGCGCGACGCGTTCCGCGAGGTGTTCCACGGCTTCGACCCCGAGGCCGTCGCGGGCCTCGGGGCGGACGACGTCCTCCGCCTGCTCGGGGACGCCCGGATCATCCGCAACCGGCAGAAGATCGAGGCGACCGTCGGCAACGCCCGGGCGGTGCTCGCGCTGCACGAGGACGGCCGCACCCTCGACGAGGTGTTCTGGTCCTTCGCTCCCCCGCCGCGCCCGACGCCGCTGGCGTCGTACGAGCAGATGACGTCGACGACGCCGGAGTCGGTCGCGATGGCGAAGGCGCTCAAGAAGCTCGGCTTCCGCTTCTTCGGCCCCACGACGGCGTACGCGGCGATGCAGGCGTGCGGCCTGGTGGACGACCACCTGGCGACGTGCCCGGTGGTGCTCGCCCGGGTCCGCTGA